One window from the genome of Fragaria vesca subsp. vesca unplaced genomic scaffold, FraVesHawaii_1.0 scf0512885, whole genome shotgun sequence encodes:
- the LOC101312882 gene encoding 3-ketoacyl-CoA synthase 21-like — protein sequence MEFLLTMCLVSLFYGFCCLLKSFLQRRHQSCYLLAYECYKPTEDMKLRTDSCAKIVMRNKNLGLEEFRFLLKTIVNSGIGEETSCPRNILQGREEKPNLADSLSEMDEIIFNTLDNLFTRYPSVSPSQIDILVVNVSMFSPSPSLTSRIVNRYKMRENIKTFNLSGMGCSASLVAVDVVQGLFKSYKDSYALVVSTESMAPNWYCGKEKSMMLTNCLFRSGGCSMLFTNRRYHRHQAILKLKTLVRTHIGSSDDAYNCCIQLEDDSGYPGFRLTKYLTKAA from the coding sequence ATGGAGTTTCTCTTGACAATGTGTCTAGTCTCTCTTTTCTATGGTTTTTGCTGCCTTTTAAAGTCATTTCTCCAAAGGAGACATCAGTCCTGCTATTTACTGGCCTATGAGTGCTACAAACCCACAGAGGACATGAAGCTCCGAACCGACTCATGTGCGAAAATCGTCATGAGAAACAAGAATCTGGGGCTGGAAGAGTTCAGGTTTCTCTTGAAAACCATTGTCAATTCCGGCATTGGTGAGGAAACTTCTTGCCCAAGGAACATCCTCcaaggccgagaagaaaagcCAAACCTAGCAGATTCACTCTCTGAGATGGATGAAATCATCTTCAACACACTTGACAATCTTTTCACCCGGTACCCTTCAGTCTCCCCATCACAAATCGACATCCTCGTAGTCAATGTCTCTATGTTCTCCCCTTCACCCTCCCTAACATCTCGAATAGTGAACCGTTACAAGATGAGGGAGAACATCAAGACATTCAACCTTTCCGGAATGGGCTGCAGCGCAAGCCTGGTGGCCGTTGATGTTGTCCAGGGCTTGTTCAAGTCATACAAAGACTCATACGCCCTTGTTGTGAGCACAGAGTCGATGGCTCCTAACTGGTATTGCGGCAAAGAAAAATCCATGATGCTCACCAACTGTTTGTTTCGCTCGGGAGGCTGTTCGATGCTGTTCACCAATAGAAGATACCATAGGCACCAAGCTatcttgaaattgaagacACTGGTAAGAACACATATCGGCTCCAGTGATGATGCTTACAATTGTTGCATACAGCTAGAAGATGATAGTGGTTACCCAGGTTTTCGTCTTACCAAATACCTCACAAAAGCAGCA